GGTGAATATCAAAAGAGTTGGTGATCTGATCCCACCAGTATGTACGTAAGTCATTAGTAGAGGGACAGGAACAAGCGATATGTTGAAAAACGTCTACAAACATGGTGTTGCATAGTAGGCAGATAAAGGGAGTCTGTTCCGGAGGGCAAGCTATAAGCTTGCAGATAAATTTACAAAGAGAGATTTCGTATGAGTTGGACGGAATAGACCAGATGAAACTTGGGTTTTGGTTTTGGATAATGGATTTGAAACGGTAAAAATCATTGTCATTTATCATTCTAATGTTACGGTTTGTTTGGTGTAGCTTAGATACAGCAGATCTCACTATCTTTTTCCAAGTCTGTTTCGGTGGAAATGAGCAATCAAGGAGCCACGTTTGTAGGTATTCAGTGAGGCTGTAAGTGGACAAAATATTGATGACATCCGGAATAAACCCTCGCTGTTTATTGGAAATGTTCTCCAGGAATGAAAATAGGCGTGTTGAAAATATCTTCTTTGAAAGAGACTGGTGATCCATGAGACAGAGTCGGCCTAGAAATAAGAGTTTGCGGATATCTATTTCCGATTTGATAGGTAGAACGTTGAAAACACTTTCACAGATATCGGATCTTGTTTTGGTCGGAAGATTTTGTGCATTTTTGCaaacaaaatgttgaaaaacatTAAGGCGTTGAAGATCGTTGGTAGATATATTGCTCCATAATTCACAACCGTAGAGGACTGTGGGAAGAACGATCGTCTTATAGAGGTGTGACAAAGTAAGCGGGTTAAGATAGTTGGAGCCTATATCGTTGAgagcaaaatatgatttttgtcCTTTTCTACAAGCTGTTATAATCCTATCTGAGAGTGTAAGTTTGTTGTTGATAATAATGCCTAGGTGATTATAGTTGTCAGCACATGGAATTATTGTATCACCAAGTTTccatatataatcaaaatctAGTTTGGAGCCTTTGGAGCGGACTTGTAAAATGCACGATTTTTGAGCATTGAAGGAAAAACGCCACTTCCTGGAATATTCGGAAGAGACATCAAGCATGCGCTGTAACGCCGTAGGTGTTATTGCAATACACGCGATATCATCAGCAAGCGATGGACAGTTGCTGGTTATACTAAAAATACCAGTATTTGTACAGGATTTTTCAAGGTTAACAACAAGTTCGTTAATATACACAAGATATAAATAGGTTGACAaaactattttgatttcttgGACGTTCATGTATTACACATGCATCGATATTCTAAACATATTGTTGTAATGTTGAATCTGCTTATCATGAATGGAGCTATATTTTTCAGCACATTTTTGTAAAGAATACCTCACTAGTACTAttgtcctttccgatatatttcattttatcaaatagtcatgttgtatatattttatttgataaaatgaaatatatcggaaaggacacTATAGTAGTATATCTTTAATAGACAGTAGGCACTGAtcgagtattttttttttaaaagagtataTCGAAAAGCAttgataagtttttaaaaaatgcatttacatgtagttcagATCAAAGATTTTATTCTTTACGTATATTTGAAGTTTCTGTCGCAATTTTACATGAATGTTAAATTTATAAAAGTGCACTTGTGGTCCCCGTGTAGGAACGGCCTGAAGTATAGTGTGTTACCTTACACAGGGTTATTAAGGAAGCTGGGGTTAAACAAATTCACCATCAGATATGCCTTAAACttttaataagaaattttttctcatatattttaatgaacatTAAGTAAAGAAACAGAATCCAAAAATTTTAAGGTTCCGcgaaatattgttttgaatgcGAACATTTGATAGAATGATATTCGAGTAATAATTCCTAACAACGGAAtatacttttcataattttggttaaaTCAATAATTCTGGGTGCTGCACTTGCATACCCAGTAGTTAGACTTATGGAAAATCATATGTCGATGCGTTATACTCATTACCAAAAATCATTGGTAAACAAACAAGCATGCCTTTCCCACATGCACATCAAGATCACATATGCATATCGACGTTCAAGATTTTCAGagattaatattaattaaatatcagATTATTTGTATAtccatatacatttacatacatgtCTTTGTTACACTATCATGGAATTATTCTGTAAATAACAGAGCTGACTGATGACTCTTAATTGATTCAGTTCTCTTCATATCACTTATTCCGATgcacatttttcatttacatcgcttttaaagttttctttttaattttgaatttggttgtttggtttgttttgttctCACTGAAGTGAATCCTCATAAAACGAGATCCAGACAGAAATTAATTACCTCTAACTCCCGACATTTCTGTGATCGATTTGTCTAGCTTGGCTGTGAAAATGAAACCGGAAGTTATCCTTTCAAGTCATGTGAAAAGAATTAATAGTTGTCAAAAATGAGACGTTTTTAACTCTTTTTGACCAgttgaatgatttaattttatcaaaatgagTGCGAGGAATTATAATTCAACAGATACTAGTCACACAGATGCTGCTGATGTTCCATTATTTGGCGATCAACAGCCAAGAGTAAGCATATTTGTAGggtttttaaacatgtttgaaaTACCGTTAGATCTGGGCTGTGTTCAAGATTATAGCAGCTAGCTTACCCGCTAGGTCGTTgatatctaggtctattgaaTGTACTGTCAGGTTATAGCCGTTAGGTCTCTTATTTAAAGTAAgaaatattcaactaaagactATAATTGCAATGTACATAGACATAGTTTGTTAATTTCCTGCGGATATATGCatgttataatttattataactAATAGGATGAACAAAATGTCActaaataattagatttaatcTTGGTAACAAAGTGGTAACTCAGGTTGCCATCTTGAAATTGATGCTTAGCTTTAAATATTTAGGCTACTAATATCTTAATATGTAGTGGCTAGGTTAGCTTACCATTCAACGGGTGCCTTTCAACAGCATACATGTAGCTGCTACATAGCCGTACATATCAGCTACAATCTTTATTGCAGCCCAGGACATTGAATACTTTACTTTCACTTGCTACCATTTAATATGAATAATTGAATattactttttattattttatttgagaAATAATCGTGTAAAAATAATGTCTGTGACTATTATATTATTCttataattcttttatttgattattttgaatttattaagaaaaatcagAACATATTTATTAGTAAGAAACATTGTCAAGTAATGCattattaaagttttatatattatggCTTACAAAttcataacatacatgtattcatctGTAATGGTTTGTTGGTTTCATTTAAGAATgaacaatttattattattttaacatttggtTGTTTCTTATTCTTATCTCTTATAGGACCGCATGATAAACCTGGTTGTTGGAGTCTTCACAAGCATAGTTGTAGCTGTAAGTATTAGTCTACACATAATGagctttttttaataatgttattttaattcagaggatatataatacatgtattactttatTAACGGCAAATGTACTATACCCCTTAAGTGTCTTTTGTACATATAAAcctattattataaatatatattttttgaagagAAAATAAGAGCCCTCACTCAATATGATTAGAACTTCATACATTAAAGGGAAGTATTTTGCATTTGCATCATAATAAATGTAACCATATTACTtattaattatcatatttttttacgtatatttttgaaagatttctgaaaaaatttcaaacccCTCCCCttgttttttggatttttttatggggaggaaAGCTAATTACTAAATTGGTCCAGGTAATAAAATCTATAAATTGAAGTATATGATTTGTGTAGAATACTTTTACAGTAGAATATATTCTGATTGATATAGAATATTATGAATACTCAAGACaatatttttactttgaaaCCTTTAACCACAGACAAGAGGAGTTGCAAATAGTTTTAAATTAGAAAACAGATTATTTATTCCATTTGTACAATATTTGAATACTTTCAGATGTTACTATTTCAAGCAAcaaatgtatcatatttttaCTTCCTGTACTATAAtacttaaaatgttttatgaatcATATATTTATGTGTGTTGcatgaatttaataaaataaaaaatctatactggcgtgcgacctgTTCTCGCCTAGTTCTATTTCTTGCCAGTGCATTGCTACATCATTTTTCGtatttaattttatgtgttgataaaatgacctTACAATGCATGGGTGAGAAATGGTCCTTGTATGCTTAGTAGATGTTCTATAACTcttcattaaattaaattttgtaatgtacatGATGTAAGAAAACATCTACGTTTACTAAATGGTAATACAGTgaatttatacttcttatgatttttttttatatcattcataaaattgaacacaataaacaaaatacagataaagatatatagatttaaaaaaaaagaaaaatttcaaaatgaattttccTTTGTACAGAAGAGGAGCATTGCCATTGTGCTAATATGATGTTATgatgttatgataaaatgaagctttaatTGTAGGAGTACTTTATAAGAAATATCAtaagagaaagagaaaaaatcataagccattgaaattttataaacaaaataatgctATCCTCAAAggcattttccttattttttgaatgaaCCCATCATACCAATTTTCATTCTTAATGCTCCAAATATATATAGCAACATtttgtgcattttaatattttgagaagccccccccctcccaaaaaaaaaccatacagtagaatttattattttttacatataaggaagaaaatgatattactaatcatatataacaatttgagaaaaaagctatggtagtatttttttaatctgcttTGAAGTGTGGAAAATAGCAGTTTCCTAtgtattcctatagtaaatgtacctctactTTGAGATGGCCCCTGAAAAGAACCAGATGGtcgattttcttgaaacttttGCAAAAAACTAGAGTTAGTGTAAAtgacaatgaaaataaagagttttgctattgtagtttttaaattccacaaaaaaaagaaaaacaaattggcCTCCTTAAGGAATATGTTTGCTGTTGATACAAACTCTAAATGTTTTACATCactgaaataatttttcccTTACAGGTTACTCTTATAAGTGCATTCGTTTTCCCAACTTTTCCTCCCAATGGAATCAATGTTTTCTTTGCTGTTGTCATCGTCATGATTTGTGGATCTCATTTGTTATTGGTAAGAAAAGATAGAAGGTGTTACTGAAAAGATGTTAAATTCTTAATTGCAAGTTATTTAGagatttatagaaaataattttatgtacaCTGAAGCACTAGCTACAAGTTTTACTGTCTTGCAGACTTTGATGTCAGTTTAATTTAGATTCCTACCCACCAACCCTATCTCAATGAAAGTACCATAAGATATGTAATCCATCATTATGGGAAAAATTAccataaaaagaaaagaaaaattttggtgggaaaaattgtgttattcccccttttcaaatataaagagagataactcttgctATAGGCATAACATACCTGCCAGTCAAATtatatttccctttttaatATATAGTAAGTTTGTGGGTTTTGTGTTTTTTCATTTGAACTTGGTATAACCTATGTACAAGTACATTGAAGTGTTAAGTCTGGTCTAGGTTATGATAGATTATGATGCATAAGATAAATATTATGTACAGTATGCATTAGCAATTAATTTCAATGTCATACACTTCGCCTGTTATTCATTTACTGCATGAttgtaaagagaaaaaaaactcttgatattttacagattttctgGTACCGACAGGGAGATTTAGAGCCCAAGTTTCGACGGATGATTATCTACAATGCCTTCACCATCATACTCTTGTGTGTTTGTGGCAATCTgtattttcataacattttacgAAAAAAAACATCTTGATGAAATTAAGGTTACTTTGttcatggagagagagagagagagagagagagagagagagagagagagagagagagagagagagagagagagagagagagagagagagagaatatcaTATAGTACATGATGAGTTtgagaaactaaaaaaaactaaGTTAACATCAGGAATGTTCCAAATTTTCTCATTTGTTTTCCAAAGGAAAGGGTGCCATAGATATCTGATATTTTGAATGTGAGTGAATGTAATGTTATTACCAGAGTTTCTTCCATTTATGTTTTTGGTATTCTCAAATGCCTCTGAGTCCACAGACTGCATCAATTTTGCTTgttacattgttttttttacatttacattgtcTTTAATAGGTACATGTAGGCTTTATTACAGCATGAGATAtgtagaaagaaagaaaagttatttgtgaatttaaatgtgagtattttaaaatatctgtatGACTGTGAATAAAGGagaattcaaaatttgaagatgcttgtattttttttttatataacatgttTATGAGGTCTTTAAGAAAAGAGTAATATGGTTAAGAGAGAGAAACTTAATGAAAAAATGGTGGCACACAGAACATAgcataaacaaaaatgtttaattttattttacaaaactttattttcattcttttaaGTTCTAAAATAGTCTATCTGTTTAAAAGTATGTCCACAGAATAAACATCCATTTTACATTAACAATAACAAGTGTTCATTTTTTCTTCCATTGTATAGTAATATTTACCAGTCATTGTAACCAACTTGCaagaaaattttgatcacctcgttgtgtacatgtacagataATTATCTATGCTTTTTTAGTTTGAccataaatttcatattatgctgtatgatttttttaaacatctctGTCATCTGTAAGGAGTAAGGTGATGGCAATTTActgagtttgaaaaaaaaaacttttaatgtaatttgtttattcttttcatttattcaaataacTTTGAGTTGTGAAACATTCATTATTTAgcgcttgtttttttttaataaatcttcatatattttctttgtaataTAATTTCGAATTCCTGCAAAGAGGAAAATGTTATTGTAgataaatatcaagaaataattttgaacatTACATACCATAATGTCTGACCTTTTTGGTATCCTATTTTCTCATTGAATGTTATTAAaaaccaagtacatgtacatgtcatgtAACGTGTTGTTActgtcattttaaattttaaaatgttttaagcaCTGTACACTTATATATACAATACTGACAAAACTAAAACGATCTAGTTATAAAAGCAATTggctatgtttatatttataaaataaaatgatttccttGGTGACTCatgtgggatatgaaggtggcgacactGCAGATAATATAAATAATCCGCTTCAGCCAATTATCACAATTACGGCAGCTTAAACTGCGCGATACAACCCGGGTTTTCTTcgttctttttaatttattgagaaaaatccaaaaatttaaaatgtacaaaCACTTCAGATCTTGCTAGtgtgcatgttgtagtttctgGAATAAAGTACTTGTAACTTATTAACAAGTTATCTGATTGGCTGCCCGATTTGTGTTTAACCTATATGCCCACCATCCTTCATGTCGGTACACCAGGATTCATGTCTTCTGTTGTATTGGAAAGCTCCTGTTTGTCTTGTTGcatacatatgcatgtatatgcCTTTGCCTCCCAATAGCATGACATTCAGTCATGTTCGAATAAATCTGTTTCGATTGTAAGCAAAACAAATTCACCGCGTGTTGTTTGGAAATATTGCCTGCAAATACTttcactgtatatatatatggcgGTTATATACTGCAATTTAAGCTATTTTCTTACACGCTTACCTGTAATAAGAACGCACGAAAAGATCATTGatatatgcaaatatataaacatatattttgagaaaatacgTAAGTCTTTATCGCAAGGAGTTAATAAGAGGCGAGTTATATAACAAGTTGTTAgcaatttgaaattcaaattaacttAACAGATTTGACAAAGAGGCAGTGTCTCTATTTGCCATAAGTCCGATTAGGAGTCCTAACCCAACCCTTAAGATCTTATAAATAaccaataaaatgttttgttttatctttcTTACGGGGATAAAGGTAGCAAACATCacagaaaaatatacataactCCGTATATCACTCCATGTCTAGAAAAGTTTATAAAAGCTTTGAGAGTATAACCACAACctccttaatttttttcttccattttttaAACCGCCTTCTGTTACGAGTATTTAAAATCCTAAAATGATTGTTACTGCCGGTTCAACATGTATTTTTCTatgctttttatttatttttttttaattattatgaaATGCTGATCACAAAGTGTGCAATAAGgacaatgtaaatatatatatccaaaaccTTATGTGTGTCTACGCCCCTTCGAGCGTCCAGAAGCAATGGCGGATGTAGGATTGAGGATGTAACTTCCAAACAAGGATCCGCGTCAAGGATCTCGCGCACCGTATGTCTGTCCTATTTGGTTGTACGGTAAGTTCCGTGCAATCGGCAATGTATAGCGATCAACATCCTCGTTTCAaaagtttatatcaaattttcctCTAAAAttccggattttttttcaagctgTTTGAGTGAATTTCCTCCTCTTATGTCTTCTAAAAttcttgatttttaaacaatatttctgggttttactttttttttttgctttgttttttttttgcatgaataAATCTTCTTTTAAGAGCATGGCAAAATTTTCTATATTGGCACGCAATTAATAAGCTTACTGTTGTTATTGCCGCGTAACCTGATCTGTTTGAATGGCATGACTACCTGCAGAAGTAATACTGGTATATCGTTAGAGACCCACAAGCGAAATATGCCACTTGGACCGTGCATGAAAATTCCATTGATGAGCTATtgatattaattgatttttaagcaAAACGCGCTATCGGTATTTTGTATACATACATATGATATAGCTCTGCTgcaaattaaatcataaatgaaCTATGTTCTCCAATTTTGCttagaatttttcttttcaaagttaCTGCCGTACTGCTAGCGTTTggatttctttcaatttttctttaaatttttacttttaaagttatTGCCGCATTGCTAACGTTAAGTTGACCTTTCGGAACCTAAGATTTATATGTTTTGGCATGTTTCGttgttacaaaataatattacgaaatactggtacatgtagtaGAATAGTGAAAAATAACCGGACTTGGATTtcttgaaaggaaaaaaaacaaaacaggaaGTTTTTAACCAAGTTTGATCGCACATCTTGAGAAATTAGTACCTgagattttaaataaattgcatttctCAATATTCAGCTGAATTGAATATTTCACTTAGCTAAGTTAAGAATGTGATTGTTTGATTAGAATGAAATTCCCTGTTCATGTTTTATAACAGGTATTCGTCAAACTCTGTTTAACTTATCAACTTATTTGTCGCTCTATCATTTCTTTTGTGAAATCATGAAACCATTCTTCTAAATTATCTTGAACATATACAcgtataatggaaaattcaaaatgtcttcttttttttgcaattttgttgttgtttattcattttttatttttaattgttctgATCATAACCATTTATATTAAACCAAATATAATTATCAGATACGTATGTATGCATGACTGTATTCAAGCTGTAATTAAACGTTTGTAGATTGATATTAAAGTTATATCTTCACGAGGCAAATATA
This genomic window from Crassostrea angulata isolate pt1a10 chromosome 8, ASM2561291v2, whole genome shotgun sequence contains:
- the LOC128157772 gene encoding transmembrane protein 243-like, which translates into the protein MSARNYNSTDTSHTDAADVPLFGDQQPRDRMINLVVGVFTSIVVAVTLISAFVFPTFPPNGINVFFAVVIVMICGSHLLLIFWYRQGDLEPKFRRMIIYNAFTIILLCVCGNLYFHNILRKKTS